The Leishmania braziliensis MHOM/BR/75/M2904 complete genome, chromosome 24 DNA window AAGGAGGTTAACCTCGAATGGTGAGATTATGTTCTTGCTCGCCAGCACTTCCATTGCACGAAAACTATTTGACGCCTCCCAGTCGTGCAGCATGCTCTCCAAGCACGCGGTGCACGCCGggccgcaccgctgccggaAGCGCTGGATGAGCGCGCGCTCATTCGCCTCGTTGAACTTCTTAACAGGAAAGAGAATACGATCGGCCATGTGCTCGCGCGACGTCGCGATGAAGCGATCGCGCTCCGTCACATACGCTAAAGTGGCTACAATGCGATCCACCTCTGCGCTGGCTGGTCCCGCCTCTTGTTGGAACAGGTGATTCACGTAGTGCGAGAGCCATTCGCAGAAGGGCACAACGTGGCTTtcaccgccactgctgctcgtgACGGACACACCGTGGTTGTAGCATGCTTCCAGTCCCTCCCGAACAGCCTTAGAAAGAGTGAAGTCAAGCTGGAAACAGCGCGACAGCAGTTGCGGGTAGACCTCCTGCAAGTGCATCATCCCTGTGGTGTAGGCCACCACGTCTACGGAAGCCTCCTCGTCTTTGAACCTCTCACACAGTTCCAGACCCTCGTCCTCAATTTGCTTCTTGATCAGGCCTGCCAGAAGTGCGACGCCAGACTCGCGCCTGGAGAAGAAGCTATTGCACATTTGCAGCTGGGCCTCATCCCGGTTTCGCAACATCGCTAGAACACCCGTAGGGGAGTCCACCAGTTTGTTCCGCGTGACAGGGGAGTCGACAAGGGTGGCCTCGACACACGTCATAATGCGCTCTTCATCCTGCATCGAAAAGTAGCGACGACATATACTCCGCTCATTTGTGAGAGCTTCGTGAACGGAGCGGAGAAAGACGGCCGCGTCGGCTGCAGCGTCCCACTCCTGCAAAAACCGCTCGTAGTCTCTCTTCGTCTTGTCCAAGTACGGCTCTAGAAACGCTGTGATGTAGATCGACTGAGTGTCCTCGATGTTCATGGAGGAAAAGAGCCCGATTGCTGTCGCAATCTGCTTGGCGTCGGTACTCACGACTCGAtccgccctctctttcagAAGCAGCTTCTGCGTAATTGAGCTCACTACATCGGCATTTTTCTTGAAGACTTGCTCCAGAAAGATGCTCAGACCCACTTGCTGCAGCGAAGGCTTTGAATGGTACACAATATAGTACCGGGACAGGTACCCGAACGTCCGCATGTTCCATTTCATCAGGATCTTGTAGTGATCCCACACATCCAAAATCTTCTGAAAAAGCCCCTTCTCGGAGTCGCCAGAAAGGTCTCGGTATCGCCACAGGTAGGTAGTCAACATTTCATTATACTCCATGTACAATAGCTCGCCAGCATCGTAGCCAGGGTACTCGGCAGCCCTCGACGTGTtccgcgtcgctgcagtgTAGACGGTGTTGTAGTGGTTCATCCGTCTCTCGAAGGTATTGTATCCTTTGAAGTCGCTATTCGCCAGGTCGGCGAGGGCCTCGAAGTCGGCCTTCATCTTGCGCAACGCCTGCCGATCTTCTTCCAGCATGGTTGCTACCCCACAAATAAAAGAAAGCAGTATATTGTTCTGGTGAAATATTTCTCggcaaagaggggagaaggaagaacgTCCTTCTCGCGCTTGCCCAAACAGGTCGCTGCAACGGAGATGACAAAGTCTACAACGGTGCTCACGAGCGCTCGGCAGCCCGTTCCCCTTTCTGCTCTCACCGTCCGGGCCGTCACGTAAATAATGTCCCCGGAAGAGATGAAGCACCCCCTCCTCAGAGCGCTCGACCCGTTTCGCAGCAAAGCATAGCGGGGCGCCTGTACTGCAAATCCGTCACACTCTCTCTTGCCTCGGACCCTCCACAAGTGGCAAGAATTGGGGGATAATGTAAATATGAAGACAAGTGCAACGTTGTATCGTAAAGAAGTGCACGCGCCTCACGGTTAGAACTAAGCTTCACGATTTTCATGTGTGAAAGTGGGCGGACAATGTAACAGAAAAGGACGTTAGAGTTCCGAGAATGAAGCACCCGAcaaagagaacaaaaaatGGTGAACGCGCACGCAGAGCGGGTGCTGTGGCAGCTGGCCTGCCTGAATCAGCTTGCTAGTCGGAGTAAACTAATCCACGTGGACCACCTACACGTAGAACTCCACAGATGCTTGTGTCTTTTAGCTGTGTCATCGATGgcttttcgttttcctttcACACTGTAACCGGGAAAAAAGGTACACCAGTGCGCCAGTACAACCTTTGTTATGCATAATTTACATGGCTGTTGCGAGGTTAGTGTCTCCATGCTTGATGCTGATGCACTCAAAGGTTGCCTTGCTGGCCGCGGAAGAGCGACCAAACGCGGCAACCAGCTCCTCAATAGTACTCAGCTTTTGCTCAAGCGTGTCCAGGCGGCTCGCAACAAGAAGGCATTGAAGCGAAGCATCAACGTCATGGCGCATCAAAGGGAGCATATCGCGCGAAAAGCTatcgagagagaagaactTATCGTTGATGACGCGAAGCGAAGCATTTAGCGAAACAAAGctcggcaccaccgccaaggCCGATCTTGCGGCTGCTGAGCAGAGAGATTCATTGTGAGTCGGGGCTACCAACTCATCCACACTTTGAGGGAACTCGGAGAGCAGCTTGTCGATCGACTTCTCCAAAGATGCAAGTTGAGATGACAAATCTCCAGAGCTGTTGGAAGTCGTGCAAGTGTTGTATGCTTTCATACTCTGCCGGACCTCACTCAGTTGAGCTAATCGGAGAACCGAGCCTTCAGCTCGGCGAAGAGCATCCCAGAGCCCCACCTCGACCAAGTGTGAAGCAGCAACGTAGTGTGAGCCGCGAGCATGTTGAAAGTAATTCATGGCATTCTCGTAGCAAGCACTTGCTGAGGGTGAGGAGCCACTAccttgcagcagcacattCGATCGCACAAACTCTGTGCATTCTACCATGGACTCGTACTGCTCCATCGGCACACTCAACCTTGCCAAAGAAAGCAGCGAGGAGACGGTGTTTTGCCACACAGAAATACAAAAGGCTGAGCAGTACGCGAAACAAAAAGGACCAAGAATGGAATGCAAAACGAACAAGAGAGACATCTTTCTGTTGgtaaagggagaagagactAGAGCCTACCTTCTCATTACCTTCCACTGGCTCACATTGGTTAATGCACCCGTGTGATCACCTTTTCTGTAATGCCAGACGGAGTGCGTGCAGTTGAGAAAACGTCAGCAAATAACCTACGCTTTCCACTAGCAACACAAATCATTCttgccgttttttttttgttttgtttgaAACATCAcgcaccccctttttttccgttCGGGCTGGCTGACAAGTGTACATCACAAGCGTGAGATGCAACGAATTGAAGCTACGGTGAGCATACCTCCACATCAGAGAGCAGCATGGCAATTTCCTTTTCCATGTCAGTGGTTCGCTCGCAAAGAGATTCGAATTCTCTTTTCTTACTCTTAATTCGGCTATCAAAATCGGCGCTGCAGGCCTCTAGCTGATCCTGCAGTTTCCTTTTTGCCTCTTGAAGCGCGTTCAGAGCAGCATCCTGCATCACAATGTCCTGTACAGCAATGCGCTCTCTCACCTTGTAGACTCGAGTGCTGTCCGTTAGGACATCGGCTTTTTCACTCTTCTTACCTTCTAAAAGCGCCGTCCTTTCCTCCAGTTCTGCACTGAAAAgaagttgctgctgcttttgCTCAGCAAGTGCCTTCATCCTATCCAAGTACACTTTCTTCAGAGCATTGAGCCTCTCTTCCAAGATGACGATCTCATCTGCTAGTCGCTGGTCTTCGTAGTAGAGCTCGTTCGAGGCTGCTGTTGAGACTTTTTTCACCTTGGGGGGCATAATTTACTGTATAAAGAGGCAATGAGTGTGCAACAACTCAAAGGACCAATCCTCCTTCTTTCACTGGTGTGACAACCTAAAAAAGAAACCGCCTAAAATATAAAAAAGAGGACCGTGCTTTCTACGCGGCCGCGACGTTTCAAGACGGTAACGGCCGAATGATACCCAGACGTCTTATTCCTCGTGAAAACACAAGTGAGACGACCGCCACACGAATATAGCGTGGAAAAGAGTGGTACTAGTACTCGTCAAAAACTCAACGCACCTAGAAACCAAGTGCTAGTAACAACAAAAAACATCAGCACAGTCACCAACAGAAATTAAAAGAAGCCAGAGAGGTTGGTAGGCACAACATCGAGTGCCAGTACGAAAGTAAACCACATAGCGCACTTTTTTCTCGCCGAATGAACGAGAACGCAGAGTCATGTCACAACCAACAAAAGCCTACTCTAAGCAGAGAGGCCAGAGTCACTCCTCACTATTGGTGGCAACCGGACATAAAGGTAGTTGTTTTCCCTCCATTAAGCAGGAAACATTAAGGGTctcctttttgttgttgttgatATCTCTTGAAAACTTCCCGTTTCAACTGATGCAGAGGAACATATTAAAAAAGGCAACTCCGTTTACACATCCACGAGAGCACCAATATGTCCTATTTACAGTTCATTGCTTCACTTCTTTGGGGACATCCACCTGCCCACTTCAAGAGGATTCACATTATTCGCCTTTTGAATAAGTGAGTGGCTCAGCATTTCTGTTGCGCTCGGGCGTGTAGCCTCTGGGCGTAGACAAAGCTCAATAAACTCTTTGAACTCTTCGCTAAATTTTGTTTTTCGCTCATCCCAGTTAATCTTCGCTGTACCCGAAGCTATCGTCTGGCACAGCTCAAACAATTTCGGCTTCATCGAAGCAAAGGGGTATTCTCGAAATGCACACTCCGCAATTGTCAGCCCAGCGCTCCAGATGTCACTGTTGAACGAGTACGGCTTCGACTGTATTCTCTCCGGGCTCATGTACGGCATCGACCCTTGTGCAGAGAGGGTTTGAATATCATCACCAGAAAGTGTTTTTGCGACACCAAAATCCGAAATTTTGATTTCCCCCTTCGTATTTGCCAGGACGTTAGCAGGTTTGATATCGCGGTGAATCATATTCAGCTGATGGAGAAACTCTAGGCCTCTGAAGAGCTCGCGTGCAATATATGCGAGCATATCTTCAGTAAAGCCCTCTGGATGTCGTTCGATAAGACTATTCATGGTGCCGCAGTCCATATACTCAAGGACAATGTAAAGTCGACCGTCGCGGAAAAACGCCTCATAAGAAGAAACAATGTTGTGGTGCTTCACCGCAGCCACCTGCCTCAGCTCTGCTTCCAAAGCGGAACGCATGTCATCAGAGTCTCCATCAAAAGTGATATATTTCATTGCGTACTTCTTACCGGTAATTTTGTGCTGTGCTACGCGTACCTTGCCTTGAGATCCCTTTCCAAGCTCTGAGCCAATACGTAAATCCTCAAAATTGATCTTGTTCATGACAGCGTCCGATTTTGGTTGGCTGCCAGCTGACTGTGAACAAGGACCTTTAGCTATACCCGTCTGCTTCACACGCATCTCCACaccaccctctcctttcaCAACTAGGGTCATGGTATCTGTGATAGACACTGCTTTGTCTCGAGGTGCAACATGAAGTTGCTCTAGAGCCTGCGGTCGCTTGGGGGGCATTAAGCCACTGAAAACAGCACAGACAGCGCAAGCCGAATGTAGCTGAAAAAACGTGCTCAAAAAGGGTGAAAGAAACAGAGCCATTCAAGCCTATATTAGTGTTGATAATTAAAGAGAAAAAGTAAGAGAAGTTTTTTTCATCGTGTCATAATGACCGTAGATCACGTAAAGGAAGAGTGAaccagcaaaaaaaaaaaaggaggatTAGATTAagccacaacacacacataaaATAGCAAAGCCTATGCAGTAGCGCATCTTTGATACTGCATTACACTTCCCCCTTTAGTCAATGCATATCGATTTCAACGCTCACGAGACGGTGCAGCACTATCCAGCCAAGTACGTGTAAGTACAGCGGACAGCAGCGTAGAGTGCGCCGAGAAAGCAGGATTTCATATATAACCTAGGATACCTTTGCTTTCACCCTCCACAGTGACAAAGTTGCTTCTAAAGAAGACAGCACTGCTAAACACATTTATACttcttatttttttttttttttatgcATGGTCACATTCTCTACTTCAGCAAGTAGTACAAACAGCGAAAAGTGGGAGAAACTACATTACATCTCACGCTAACAGCGAAAAAAGGGTATGGCGAAGCAACAAACATGTttcagaaaaaaaaaaaactagTTTTTCACTGAGCAAAAAAAGGAAGCAGAAATGTGCGATCTTGTCTATTTGAACTTGCACAGTGCACGATGTTGCTGACAGATAGCGCGAACAGCATAAAAGAAAGCCCCATTTCGGCATCCCAGAGCAAGGGGGTATACAAAAAAATAAATTTATCAATAAACATACATACATATCACATCATTCTTTTGCCCTTCGTTGCTCTCGTTCGGATCGTGCTTTAGCACGCCGCTCTTCATCTCGCCTCTTGCGCTCGAGACGTTTCTCAACTTCGGCTTGCTCTTTTTCGGCCTGggccgcctctctttcctgtgCAGTGCGCTGTGCCTCCAACagcctttcttcttctaGTTTCTGTTGGTATTGTAACTCCTTGAgtcgctcagcagcagcctcttgTTCGATACGCTCGTTTTCGCGAGCCAACTGAAGGCTATTACTCCAGTGCCACTGCGTCACCAGCAGGCACATAAGATCATCTTCTGCTTCAGAAAGTTTACAACGCAGAAGGTTTTCCTCATTCTCAATAAAACTACGCCCATTACGAAACAAAAATTGCTGATAGTCGTAATAGTCAACGAAGAGGAAGTGCCGGGGCTGCAGTATTGTACCCCTTTGTTCAGCTTCAAATGCCATAATCTtctcgacagcagcggcacttTTTTGCTTGGACCACTTTTGACTCTCGGAAAGCTGCGCTGCTTTCTTCTGCGATCGCAGTTCATGACGTTTGAGAAACAATTTTTGAGCATCTTTTCGCGTCTCAAAGGCATCCCACGTTTCCGTTGTCCACTTCGTACGCACTTCATTTTTCGAATAGCCCTTTCTTGATGCATAGTTGGTCCATTCTTCCACCAAAAGGGCATAATAATCCTCTGCAGCTTCTCTACGTGCAATATCGGCACGCGTCACAGACGGCAGTCCGAGAGTCCGCTCATCAGCATTACCGGTCTCCATTTCTACAGCCAGAACCAAAAGAGGATCTCAAAACAGTAGTTGAGTGTTGAGTGTAGCAGATGAAAAGCATAGAGGGTGGAGTTCATTGCGTCAGTTGATTACAATAGCGATGCAAGCCAGTAGGCGAGTTCACAGAACAAGAGAAAAAGTCTGCTGCATTTGAAGCTCGGTGCGCTGGCTTGCGAATGAGTAAGCATTGGATGTCGGTGACTGTCCGATTTTCCTTACAAACCGTTTTGGTATTCTACTCCGCAAGGAAAGTAAAGATGGATGATGAAAGCTGGTTGCATGCACTTATATAAGAGGGGTAAAAGACAAAACGTTAAGCTGGGAACTCCCGGTGTAACATCCAGTACGCCACTTTCGTCACAGGAACGCAGAACCAGCACAATAAAGAAACTTGCCTTCGCTGCGCCAGTCGCATGCAGCTCCTGGCCCTTTTCTTCAGGCCtctcgccaccactgccaatCCCAGGGCGCAGACAGTGATCCATTTCAAAGACACAAGGGGGGACACCATGGTGGCTCCAGCAGgtcagcacagcagcgccattcATTCCAACGCAATGAAAAGACACGGCGCACCACAGGATAAGCAGTCTGGAGGACAACTGAAGCGATCAGGGCTGATAACGCACTCTCGCgttgggtggggggggggggggcacgcCGACAAGAAGTCTGCCACTTCTTTTCTCTGGAAAACATCGCCAAGTTCGCTTGACAGTGCACAGGCCGACAGAAGTGGCTGGACGACAGCGCTACAGGTAGCTGAATTCTTTCCGCGACACTCAATGGCCTGGCAGTTAcatccctctcctcttcgctaTGCTATCAGTGAATCGCCGTTGCTTTGTGTGGCACTGAGGTTCCTCACCTGAGCGAACGAATCTTGACAGAGCTCGGGAATGCACTCCCTtgctccacctccacacTGCGACTCCTACAACAGTGAATTGGGAGGCGATTGCACACTGACCCTGTGTTGACTGTTTCACAGtgctcctccctctgctgGTGTACGCTGTGCAACCAATTTTTCTGCGCTTCTTTTTGTTCAACCCCAGGGTAACCACCGAGCAGAGAGCCTGGCTTCATTCGCCaaaaaagcaaaaagaaaaagcgctCTCCATTGAACCCTTTCCCTTCGAATGCCACCTGTTCTTCTCATCTCTGCGCCATACAGGACGCCGTTGTTTCGCGAACACAATCCCAGGCGCTTTGAATTACACAGTCTGTGGCACCCGCCCAGTTTTGGGGCACCATGTTCTTTGCCACCTTTAAGCGGCTTACTCAGAAGGATTTTGACGCATGGGGCTACCACATTCACTGGCCTCAAAATGAAATTCTGTCTCCCCTCACCGGAAAGGTCAACTTTGTTGTTGAAGATATCAAATTCGCTAGCAATGCATGGAGTCTACTGCGACTTGCCATGTTTTTTGGTGTAAAGCACCCCAAAGTATTGAGCAACATGACCAAGACAACGCCGTCGATGG harbors:
- a CDS encoding cullin-like protein-like protein — protein: MLEEDRQALRKMKADFEALADLANSDFKGYNTFERRMNHYNTVYTAATRNTSRAAEYPGYDAGELLYMEYNEMLTTYLWRYRDLSGDSEKGLFQKILDVWDHYKILMKWNMRTFGYLSRYYIVYHSKPSLQQVGLSIFLEQVFKKNADVVSSITQKLLLKERADRVVSTDAKQIATAIGLFSSMNIEDTQSIYITAFLEPYLDKTKRDYERFLQEWDAAADAAVFLRSVHEALTNERSICRRYFSMQDEERIMTCVEATLVDSPVTRNKLVDSPTGVLAMLRNRDEAQLQMCNSFFSRRESGVALLAGLIKKQIEDEGLELCERFKDEEASVDVVAYTTGMMHLQEVYPQLLSRCFQLDFTLSKAVREGLEACYNHGVSVTSSSGGESHVVPFCEWLSHYVNHLFQQEAGPASAEVDRIVATLAYVTERDRFIATSREHMADRILFPVKKFNEANERALIQRFRQRCGPACTACLESMLHDWEASNSFRAMEVLASKNIISPFEVNLLVAKKGIWPSRLSDEPDIVVPSFLQRVLEPLRDEYLAGKSGRVLTWSHECSSGELQGYFKKGTQLFYACGIQTLILLCFNSSPVCTPQQIGDRCHVTFASLQRYLSPLIRSRVLTRKSGKALLQLDDELTVNDEFVCRARRMRLPPSLARVSVVGSDRISKQVEEDRKPAIDGALVRIMKGRRSLEHAELILECQQHLSSRFSPDIKLIKQRIEELIRREYISRDSRNKGVYHYIA
- a CDS encoding mitogen-activated protein kinase produces the protein MPPKRPQALEQLHVAPRDKAVSITDTMTLVVKGEGGVEMRVKQTGIAKGPCSQSAGSQPKSDAVMNKINFEDLRIGSELGKGSQGKVRVAQHKITGKKYAMKYITFDGDSDDMRSALEAELRQVAAVKHHNIVSSYEAFFRDGRLYIVLEYMDCGTMNSLIERHPEGFTEDMLAYIARELFRGLEFLHQLNMIHRDIKPANVLANTKGEIKISDFGVAKTLSGDDIQTLSAQGSMPYMSPERIQSKPYSFNSDIWSAGLTIAECAFREYPFASMKPKLFELCQTIASGTAKINWDERKTKFSEEFKEFIELCLRPEATRPSATEMLSHSLIQKANNVNPLEVGRWMSPKK